In Cetobacterium somerae ATCC BAA-474, a single genomic region encodes these proteins:
- the rpiB gene encoding ribose 5-phosphate isomerase B, with the protein MKIALGADHGGFALKEIVKKHLEDKGFEVLDKGCYSTESVDYPVYAKAVANSILNKEADFGILICGTGIGISIAANRFKGIRAALCSNTTMAKLTREHNDANILALGARMTGDVLALEIVDEFLKTEFLGGRHLTRIQAIEL; encoded by the coding sequence ATGAAAATAGCTTTAGGTGCAGATCATGGTGGATTTGCTTTAAAAGAGATTGTTAAGAAACACTTAGAAGATAAAGGATTTGAAGTTTTAGATAAAGGATGTTATTCAACTGAATCAGTTGATTATCCTGTTTATGCAAAAGCTGTAGCTAACTCTATTCTTAATAAAGAAGCAGATTTTGGTATCCTTATTTGTGGTACTGGAATTGGAATTTCAATTGCAGCCAACAGATTTAAAGGAATAAGAGCAGCTTTATGTTCAAATACTACTATGGCTAAATTAACTAGAGAGCATAACGACGCTAACATTCTTGCCCTTGGTGCTAGAATGACTGGAGACGTTTTAGCTCTTGAAATTGTAGACGAATTCTTAAAAACTGAATTCTTAGGTGGAAGACACTTAACAAGAATCCAAGCTATCGAACTTTAA